The Stigmatella ashevillena genomic sequence TTGGGGTCCTCGAGACGCAACTCCTGAGTGCCCTGGTCTTCGCGGGCGGTGCCCAGTTCAGCGCGGTGGGCCTCTTCGCGGTGGGAGCCTCGGGCGTGGAGATCGTCCTCACCACGCTCCTGCTCAATGTCCGCCACCTGCTCTACGGCCTGTCGCTCTCTCAGCGGCTCCTCCTGACAGGGCCAGAGAAATGGGTGGCTGCGCATCTGCTCACGGACGAGGCGTACGGTGTGGTGCTCGCCGAGCCACACCCCTCCTTCGCCTATCTGATGGGCGCTGGGCTGAGCGTCTTCGTGCCGTGGAATCTGTTCACGCTCGTGGGGGCTCTCCTGGGGCAGGGCGTGCCAGATCCGGCAGGGCTTGGGGTGGACTTCGTCTTCCCGTTGGCGTTCCTGGCCCTGCTTGCCCCGATGCTGCGCGGAGGGGTGGAAGTCGGGGTGGCCATGCTGTCCGGGAGCATCGCGGTGGGAGGCTCCCAGGTGCTGCCAGGAGGTGTGGCGCTCCTCCTGGCCGGGGTGGTGGGCAGCTTTGTGGGGGCTTGCTGCACGGCAGAACGGCCGGAGCGTTCGAATCCCACGGAGCCGGAGGCCTCATGAATGCATGGCCCATCATCCTGGGGATGGCCGTGGTCACCTACGTGCCACGGGTTGCCGGGCTCTGGCTGCGCGCGCGTGTCCCCCCGTTCTGGCAGCGCTTTCTGCGCTTCGTGCCCATTGCTGTCTTCGCCGCCTTGGCCATTCCCGCACTCCCCGGAGGACGGGGCGAGGCAGAGGTGCGGATCCTCGCGGGGGTGCTGGCCTCGGCGGTGAGCTGGCGCTTTCGCAAACTCTGGCTGGGCATCGCTGTCGGCATGGTGGCCTACTGGGGCCTGCGCTGAGTACGACCCTGGATGTGGGGTTCACAGCTCGGGTATGCCGTTTTGCGGCCCCGTGCGTCCTGAGTCTGTGGAAGCCGATAGGGAGGCCGTTTCATCGTGAAGGGTACCGCCATCCTCGATAAGCCCGGCCGGTCGGCGAGAGCCCTGGCTGTACCGGACTTCGACGCGCTCCTGGAGGCGGAGCAGGGCGCGCTTT encodes the following:
- a CDS encoding AzlC family ABC transporter permease; this translates as MALLLSRDFVRGFRTVIPLWLGFVPFSLAYAMTARGAGLGVLETQLLSALVFAGGAQFSAVGLFAVGASGVEIVLTTLLLNVRHLLYGLSLSQRLLLTGPEKWVAAHLLTDEAYGVVLAEPHPSFAYLMGAGLSVFVPWNLFTLVGALLGQGVPDPAGLGVDFVFPLAFLALLAPMLRGGVEVGVAMLSGSIAVGGSQVLPGGVALLLAGVVGSFVGACCTAERPERSNPTEPEAS
- a CDS encoding AzlD domain-containing protein, whose amino-acid sequence is MNAWPIILGMAVVTYVPRVAGLWLRARVPPFWQRFLRFVPIAVFAALAIPALPGGRGEAEVRILAGVLASAVSWRFRKLWLGIAVGMVAYWGLR